The following are encoded in a window of Miltoncostaea marina genomic DNA:
- the rpmH gene encoding 50S ribosomal protein L34, which yields MKRTYQPNRRKRKKTHGFRVRMSTRAGRAVLRRRRSKGRARLSA from the coding sequence GTGAAGCGGACCTACCAGCCCAACCGGCGCAAGCGAAAGAAGACGCATGGCTTCCGGGTGCGGATGAGCACCCGCGCCGGGCGCGCGGTGCTCCGCCGCCGCCGGTCCAAGGGCCGTGCGCGCCTGTCGGCCTGA